From the Acomys russatus chromosome 8, mAcoRus1.1, whole genome shotgun sequence genome, the window GAGACATGAGTATTATTCAGCACCCAATCACAGCATTTTATTGTAGCAGAGCTCAGCTGGGAAAGGTACAGAGGTTAAAAACAAATCTATCTCCATTACTTCATTCCTTCCTAGATTCAGGCATGCATGCTTGTCTTATGTTGCCTTCATTCttcatagccaggtgtggtagtacatacctttacttccaacacttaggaggtagaggcaggcagatttttatatattgagtCCAAAGCCAGTCATGGGTATATAGTGAGAAcgtggctcaaaaacaaaaccaaaaatagttTTAGTGTCTGATTATGCCAAAATTATATTGACTTATGAAGTAACTGTAATTTGCAGTACAATGTTATATGATGTTTTAGAGTTGGGAAcatactaataaaattaaaacaagtaaTGTTTATTTGACATTTTAGTGATTTCAAGACAAAATCACAATCACGGTGCTTAATATACAGTCATGTCAATCTATTTTCCACTAGGTGGCAGACATTGTCAAGAAGCTatagaaacaaaaagcaagaacgGAAAGCTCTATTATTTCCAAAGTTTACCAATAGGTGTCTCTTTGCAACCACTTATCTCTCAGCCTTTGTATAAAACACAAGCAGGTAAAACAAGCCTTTCTTGTTCATAGCATAGACAGCTTTACAGAAGTGCAAACCAAGCACTAAAGAGGTGAGCAAGACATGTCAGGCTCAGTGACATGCACtgagtaaccccagcactcagaaaggcagagccagatggatctctgtgagttcgatatcagcccaggctacaaagtaagtccaagacagccaagtctacacagagaaaccatgtcttgaaaaagcGAAAACCAGACATAAGCACGAGATAAAGGCATATGTTCATTGTCTCTAACCAGCAGGAAAGAAAATCATCAAACtctaaggaggaaaaagaggttgAATATAGATAAATAGCAGAAAACAGtctattaaaatattcttatcaAGTTAAAAAGATTCTCTATTTAAAGGATCTTGAATAGTACTGACAAAATGTGCAGGTGTTTATTCAACTAATAGCATTTCTCCTCACTCCAATGATACTTTTTAGCTATGGGCCTAGTGAACAAATCCTTGTAAACACACAGGAAATGATGGAACTTCTTAAccaggggagggcatcctgatATCATTTTCATTGGTATTGCTTTCTATCCCAATTTCAATAGGTGAGTTTGTGCatgtgattgattaaataaacagaatgcatgcacgcacacgcacgtgcacacacacaaagggagaaagagagaaacagagaaaggggagaggcagagagacagagagagtagggagaattgaaaaagaaatagacataTATCATGTTAATGATGGCAATAAAACTagacaggagtgtgtgtgtgtgtgtgtgtgtgtgtgtgtgtgtgtgtgtgtgtgtgtgtgtgttaagtttcTTCCATATTGCAAAGATAAGTTTTAATATGAGATTCAAATTATGTAATCAGAATCCTGTATCAATGCAGGAGTTTGCCTTTTAtgctagaaaatatttaattaggcATGTGTAATGGCATGATTTCACATAAAGAAGTCCAGCTAttagaagaaaatgttatttcCGTAATTTTAAGGGAAAGTCTACTTCAtcagaaattaaattataaattataattatagagTTAACTTATAAATCagtaatgaaaatatgtaaacatGTGCAAACCCACAAAGGACGTCACACCATGAAGCTTCAgttaatatgataaaaatttgTTCCTATAgagttgactttttaaattaatagtaaGCTGTGATTATCTCCAGATACTACAAGAAAGCCAATGGCTTTTCATAACTTCACATCATTAATGGCCCTGCCACATGCTTCAGCTCAAAAAGCATGGTTCATTTTGGGATAAGCACAGTATGTGGATGTCCCACATGGTAGTAAACTGCCTCATTTCCTTTATATAGGCAACAGCCTCCActctgctctgtgtgtatgtgaaaacCTAAGCattcacaaaacaaacagcacCTATTCCAACCAAGGCATCACTCTGCTGGAAGAACATGAATGTGTcttttctggggaaaaaagaaaaggaaagcaagcaaacaaggaaggaaggaagcaatgaaggaaggagggaagcaaggaaggaaggaaggaaggaagggaggaaggaaagaaggaaggaaactagggccaagagagagaaagaccgcAGTAACACCGGCAGCCTCTTGGAAAAGACTCAGATCAACCTGATCAGCTTCTCCAGGAAGTACAGGAAATGAAAGaatgagggggaaaaatgaaATAGTATGAATTACCTAGTGTCCCTTGAGACTCAGGAATCAGTTCTATGGAAAACAAATCAAGATTACCTTCCAGTGGGTTTAAGTCTGATGAGAAGCTATAGGAATTTGTGACTTTGTTTCCTCAGATGATATTTTAAGGCTGAACCTTTCTTAATTTAACTTACCTGGTGTCTCTAGCTTGACTTGGATGGGGTTCTCTTCCATAAGAAACATCTCTCTTATAAGTTACTTCTCTGCCTCGTTTACCTAAGGAACACCAGTTTCAATCCAATTTAGAACTAATTTCTTGCATCAGCAAGGCTACTTGACATTAACTCGCCCCCTCCTTTTATAAGAATACacaatgaaacattaaaaatgttgTGTGGGTATCTAAAAAAAAGTAGTGTGGCTATCTAAGCAAAGATCTCTGCCTTGAACAAATCAAAATCTTTCCGTCAGTGACCCTCATTCATAGAAGCCCAGTGACTACAGGGAGAAAACCTGTTGTGATTTAGCAGAGTCCTCACAGctggccttggctgtgctggacttccATTCTTGCATTTTCACTACATGAGTTTAGTCCCAATTGTCCTCTGCACCTGTTTAATGTTATTTATGCCACCAGCCCTTGATGTCAGTGAAACACAACTCACACAGTCTAGTTTAGTTCAATTCTGGCTCTATTAAGTGGCTAATACAGTCTGGAGCACACAGGCTCTTTGCAGAAGTGGACACGTGAACTTTGACTGTAATCTGTAATTTACCCTACCCATGGGTCCcgggtttctgtttctgtggttgTTTTATTTCAAGGGTTCTTTTTAAAGCACAATGAATTGttcctaaaattttaaattgcaacACCTCACTTTAGCAGGTTATCCTATGTGTTAAGAGTTATcagtaaataaatacttaagCATCCTGTGAAATTCCCAGCTGTTCTGTGGCTTTGTACTCCTCATTGACATAAGATCATTTATAAACGGTGTATTTTCACTGGAAACTAGGTAGAAAGGGCTTCTTGTCCTAAAAAGCAGGTGCCTAAATCTGAGCAAACTTACTATAAATTGGCCAGCTCAGACTCCAGCTCTCATCAGCACTCATGGTGGCCTGTCTCCTGAAGATTCTGTTCTCTTAATAGAAAGATTCACATTAATTCCTTTCTGTGTTTGACATTTAAATCAGTGACTattggaaggagaaagaggaataacTGAAATTAACCCAGGAAGCCTGTGGGTTTCCCCCTTCCCCGCCCACATACTCCTGTTTTTTCATCCCCAGATTAAGAAAGTTATGCTGCCTGACAGCGCACTTTTCTCTTACAAGTCTCAACATCGCTGGTGGTAGTCTCTTTCCGCTGTTTTCTTCCAGCACCTGTTAGAAAAAAAGCTGGTGGTCTGGGGTGGGGATGTAGAGGGATTGGTTTCTCCAGTTTTGTTGAGAAAAGGCAAGGTCACATTGAAATAAACAGAGGTTGTCTGTGGGTGTGGTGAAAACTTCAGTTTTAAAATGAGTGACTTCGGAGCATTTTAGACCTATTCCTGTGTAAATGCAAGTGATTAGCTGGCTACTGAACTACCTAAACTGTCTGTCAAGTAACTTGACAAAGGAaccttttctcatcttttaaagCAAACTAGaaagtggtggtggaggtggggcgAAGGGGTGTTAAAGACGCCTGcctgctaaaaacaaaaaacaaaacaaaacaaacaaacaaacagaaaaacccacTCCAGTTCGATAGGCTGCAAGGCACTCCTTTCAAGTAAGTGGCTAATGCATGGATCAGCAAGTTCGCCGCTCGGGCCTAGACCTGCTTTGGTGGCTGCTGGGCGCCTTCACCTCCCTTGCCCAAAAGCCAGGGCCTACATCTGCCCTCCCTGTGTGCAAATAAATCCCCTCGAAGCGCTACTTCCAAATATAGGCTCTCCGGGACACCAGGGCCTGAGCGGTCCCGAGGGCCGCCCTTCCTTCCCGCCCACGCCACGCCGGAGACAGGCCACTTCTAGAAGCCAGGTCGCCGGCGGTCAGCTCGCGGGAACGAACCGAAatttcctttcttgaaaaaacTTAATGTATTTTGGGCCTCCACTAAAATGCCTCAAACAGCCCATTTCGAACTAGAATAATTTAGTCTGACAACAGATTCTTTCTCTGTTCACAGCTGTCCCAGAAGGCGGAGCTGAAATCCGAACCTCTCAGCTGTGATTGGATGCTTCTAGCAAAAACCAGGGAGAAAACTCCTCCCTGCCCAGAGGAGCTCAGTTGGGCAGGGAGCCGGGTGACTTCAGAGGCGCCCGCCTGTCCCCCGCCACACCTGAGCCACCGCGATGCTGTAGGACCGCCGCCTGGACCGTTATCCGCCCGCGCCGGCCCGCCGCCACCATGCCACGCTCCTTCCTGGTCAAGAAACATTTCAACGCCTCCAAGAAGCCGAACTACAGCgaactggacacacacacaggtaaaaatACGCTCTGTAAATCTGTGCCTGAGTAGACTGTAGTTCCATTGCTTTACTCAGAGCACACACAGCCAGGCTGCTTCCCTTTCAATACTGTCCTAAAACAGAACTTACAGTCTCTTGATCATATAGAGGAAGTTTTAATTGAAAACTTTTGAGCTCTCTGCTGACAAGGAAAGCCTCCTTCCTGTCGCTCTTCCAGTATAGTTCTCTGAGTTTGTGTATAAGCCTAGGGAGAGCACAGAGGTGAGCGTGCCCTACCAGGAGACTGAGCTGTTCCCTCCTGGAACTAGGCACCTGGGAAAGCATCTGCACTTGTGCACGCCATTACTCCCACAGTCATGGCTCATGTAGAACAGCTTTACAGAAAGTTTTTAAATAGTGTCTAGTTCTTCCTTCTAAATGCAGACAGTAAAGCTTGCTCAGAATGCAGACTAGGAAGAGTCAGGGCAACTGTCAGCCTGCACAAAGACACACGTAAGCTCAGGGGAAGGGAATGTGTGTCCTTGTGAGTAAGGCTGTCTTCGCTACCGAGTCTTGTGTATGTTTTTATGAGTTGTCTCAAActgtgtacatatttttaaaaatatatatattgccttacttttctttacatttcttccttttcttttttccagtgaTCATTTCTCCATATCTCTATGAGAGCTACCCTATGCCTGTCATACCAAAACCAGAGATCCTCAGCTCAGGAGCATACAGCCCTATTACTGTATGGACATCGGCAGCTCCATTCCACTCCCCTCTGCCCAGTGGCCTTTCTCTTGCTGGATACTCCTCATCCTTGGGGCGAGTAAGCCCACCACCTCCATCTGACACTTCATCCAAGGACCACAGTGGTTCAGAAAGTCCTATTAGTGATGAAGAGGAAAGACTGCAGTCTAAGCTTTCAGACCCCCATGCTATTGAAGCTGAGAAGTTTCAGTGCAATTTATGTAATAAGACTTATTCTACTTTCTCTGGGCTGGCCAAACATAAGCAGCTGCATTGTGATGCCCAGTCTAGGAAATCATTCAGCTGCAAATACTGTGACAAGGAATATGTGAGCCTGGGTGCTCTGAAGATGCACATTCGGACCCACACATTGCCTTGTGTCTGCAAGATCTGTGGCAAGGCTTTCTCCAGACCCTGGCTGCTTCAAGGACACATCAGAACACACACTGGTAAGAGAAATGTGAAAAGTGATGCCTCGCAGCTCATACAATGGTGTGGAGGAGCTGTCTGTGGGGTCTCTTAAGGTAGTGAGAGGGGATGCTTTACTTGAGGGAACTGGTAGCCGCTCCCTGGCTGCTCAAAAGCTTGTTAGAACACCAAGCGCTCCATTCGTTGCTAACAGCCTGTGCTCCAGAGACTGTAAACAGCATTTAGACTTTGGAAAGTACATGCAGGAGGTTTGGTCTCAAAGATCAGTTAGAAAGCAGAAGTGAGGTGCTGGATGTGTGTTCTGCAGAACTGTGCCTCGTAGTCAGTAAATACAAATGCCTGGCTACTGGTGTGATTTGATAAACAGGCAGAGGGGATTCTTATAGTTTTTGCTACAAGTTTGCAGTGAAATCTGTCAAGTTTTGACCAGTGGAATAGATAGGGCTAAATTTgatctggatttttgtttgtttcatttccttgctgctgaaaaaaaattaaacctttaATATTAACTCCTATTCAGGGAGTCATGGCATTTACACAGCCTTAGTCATCACACAGGAAGAGGAGCTATACTGGAAATGCAGGAAGCTGCTCATCATTCCTGCACCTGTTGAAGCAGAAACCCTTAGAAAAGAAAGCCCTTTAACCTGAGTTACTTCTGCACGTTTGGCAGAACTGAAGCTATTTGGctggtatttaaaatttttgttttaaaaggcaaGATAGGAATAGAGTTGCCTAACATGGGGCAGGGGGTATAATCAAGCTATACTAATTCTTATCCTTATAATAAACTATGCTGATGTTCTTTAATATTATTTGATTTTCCGTCCTATAAAGTCACTAACTGTCTTTTatcctccctgccctcccaaCAGGGGAAAAGCCTTTCTCTTGCCCTCACTGCAACAGAGCTTTTGCAGACAGGTCAAACCTGAGGGCCCATCTGCAGACCCACTCTGATGTAAAGAAATACCAGTGCAAAAACTGCTCCAAAACGTTCTCCAGAATGTCGCTTCTACACAAACATGAGGAGGCTGGCTGCTGTGTGGCGCACTGAGTGGCGTAACCAATGTTTACTCAAACAGAATGCATGTCTTCACTCCAACGCCAAATGCCAAATGAAAGTCCAAAGCCATTTTCTCTTGTGCTTACCAACTAAATAGTATGTATAGAAACGCACaagggtctctctctccctccctccctccctccctccctctctctctctctctctctctctctctctctctctctctctctctctctcacacacacacacacacacacacacacacacacacacacacacatcaaactgTGGAACAGAATCCAAATGCCTAAACTTAATCTCTTCTATGTGtagtataaaattatatatactgaCGGCTAGATTGAAAGGATAAAAAACAAGaacctttctctttaaaaaggaaGTGAAAAGCACATTGCATCTTTTCTTAGTAAGAAAGAATGCAGAGATTTACATTGTTGCCAAACCATTTCAACCAAAATGAACAGTATTGCTTTGTAATAGAATTGTAATAGTGTTTGCAAGAAGAAGAGAGTCTGCCAGAAGCTATCTCAGGTGCCTTATAAAGTACTTCAAGTTTACTTCCTTACATGTCTGATGCCTGGTTGTCATTGATGAATGAAAACCTTTTCTGGATTACCTACAATGCTTTTTTAACTGTATtgataagagaaaagaaatgagaaaaagaacaggacacaacagaatgtatttaaatatttttgttttgttgcattttGCCATGTGTGCCTTGGAAGAGGAAAGCAGGACACGCTTCAAACATTCCTGGTGCGTGtcccatgtctttcttttttaaaagaatcttaaTGATTTATAAGACAAAGTAATGAAAATGTGCAAGAGAGCTTTTTAGACATTCAGTTATGTACTTAGGTTTTTGAAAAGTCATATGATGAATGCAATAATACAATGCCCCTCCAAGTGCCTATTTTAATGAAGTGTGTAGATGATGAATTTATgtaaatttgtgtttatttttatatgactgAATGAATTCTGTATGAAAGTGAGGCATGGCTTATAGGTGTGCCTATATGCAACCAGAATACTTATGAAATcaatgtcctttttaaaaaataactttcatggtctctttttttataataaacatttttgatTTAAAATTGATTACTCATATGCTATTTTCAATAACTTCACTTGATTTAATATTGAATATTATACTGAAATTTATCTGCTAcatttataagagaaaacataaacagtatttttatacaaataaggTATCAATTTATGTTAGATTATAATAAACTGCTTTTTAAATCATAAATTACTATCAAATTCAGAAAAGATGACATCATGATAGTAGTTTACTAGCAAGTTATAACAAACCACATTTTGGGGACAACAAACGGTCATGTTAATAGTCATGAACTCTCTTCAAACATTTTAATGTTCTTTGCTGACTATGAAAACAAATTGTAATCATTATGTTTCTTCATATGCCATTAAAATAGTTTGAGATTTTTAAGAATGTTATTTAATGACATAAATGAGGAAAACATAAAAAGTCTGCATGAAAGAAGTAGAGTTGAAATAACATATATTGGAAAATTAAACTTTGTAAGCAAAGCCCGTTGGTAGTGATATAAGAAATACATGTGGCTGCCTTAGGGTAAAACTAGAAAGTAAAGTGTTATTTTATACTACTTGATCAAACTGAGCAAGCTTCCACCAAGCCCGGGatctatttcataaaatattatctAATCACACATTCCATATTCAAAT encodes:
- the Snai2 gene encoding zinc finger protein SNAI2, whose protein sequence is MPRSFLVKKHFNASKKPNYSELDTHTVIISPYLYESYPMPVIPKPEILSSGAYSPITVWTSAAPFHSPLPSGLSLAGYSSSLGRVSPPPPSDTSSKDHSGSESPISDEEERLQSKLSDPHAIEAEKFQCNLCNKTYSTFSGLAKHKQLHCDAQSRKSFSCKYCDKEYVSLGALKMHIRTHTLPCVCKICGKAFSRPWLLQGHIRTHTGEKPFSCPHCNRAFADRSNLRAHLQTHSDVKKYQCKNCSKTFSRMSLLHKHEEAGCCVAH